One Aquarana catesbeiana isolate 2022-GZ linkage group LG06, ASM4218655v1, whole genome shotgun sequence genomic region harbors:
- the LOC141147951 gene encoding interferon-induced very large GTPase 1-like — protein MQPQENGEKLCKVEPLRLETLQNDTNCKVHVDALDKLVLPSLKIAQSSKQLEENVDMDNLCNLEENVDGIYQLEPSNSLGPEEKEESDDSLDGMCEPINPTFIYPEVNEENENSPKPPNLPTSWPIRSLKKWNIILMVCVNWLLSVLYLFRIIKKKGTACGSHKTESHSIVTPQVHKDLLQVKEIGERTDELQDVFLQKDLDCKTIPDNQTKSSAYDKSQYLSPGLLSTLENKELLESLCERKSTSNISPKEQEENKNNLDGSDSEIEFSSAVMLQDCKELEENVDSLCKLEHSKPTASKENKGTEDHLDGACALPYHSLMYPQDKKKNVDNLSDLVPPSPVAPKEQIESEDNLDGMCKLSSLSLTSFQDNKINVDSLCEIDTSSLMGPKKNEVNKDHLDGVCNLAPLNLVSPQDSKSNVDTLCKPDSSNPVENKETQDHLDGVCKPNFPSLIYPQDEKGNMENLCDLELSSLVAAKKKKETENNLDGVCDLASLNLISTQNIKKDADNLSKPDSSSFVTSQDCKELQENVDSLCELEPSTPLENKETEDHPDGTYKPTSPSFLYSQDENVHVDTLCDLVSSTLLATEEQKETEDNLDGVSELTFLSLTSPQNNNINLGNLCEMDTYSLMGFKEHKMKNDTLESMCDLAILNLVTPQDIKENVDNLCALESSSLEAPEDNKETVYTCHHNDLQTTPDLLNPQEKKGDVDNLYHLVPSSLVATKKQKETEDNLDGVCDLASLKLISTQDIKEDVDNLCEPDYSRLVTSQDCKENVDSFCKLVSSNLLAPEEQKETEDNLDVVSELAFLSLTSPQDNNMNLDSLFEMEISSLVGLKEHEVNKDILKCVCDQAFLNLVTPQDIKEIVDNLYAPDSSSLIALEDNKETKDHRDGMCKQITPKPVYPHYDKENVDSLCDLKSSSLVTPKDHKETEDKLDHCELISASFVSPVDNKENKDHMYELEHSSFITSQDCKDLEENVDRMYEIELEPPIFMAPKERKETEDNLNVFLQMREPNWPLCATILDLGAEMKAELYIRKTTFHQLARRMSMEPHLTLGDILSIGLENVHNKPPIIVEEPPWDYLRKLMLRNLMALNGTARDFLDVYDNGDDVNELVQGNNSSASIHPLDVLCSLLHCSDSFLQQEIVTKLSMCQFAVPLLLPSGDGSHCTLMLWAMRGIVKKWRPQSLADSKGFREENVVNTSMPIFSYVRLGKNKLSKSKILNQILNPSQQHNNFFIHHDMNGGNIKRKISNGLVEMFWYFPCGKSDVFPEPIAVTNLRGDLEANWQQFKFLTRISSAVFIFIEDVSEREFRLLSSCPTTDTQYYFIVTPGPGKTLSMQTLKTLQDLKPVLKLNTSNVITHAGTANEAAFVKKLQRSIVHFLNNNPKVNNIRDLKKEIHGLDIQVDERVPECQKAREHTRKITEEIINVSEYKKNTMKLQGNLWRQLSEVEMELCRMTKQGGKDTQQYQDELRKKRISLHEEQYKHDLPNGLKLFIDAITDVSENEKQYFLKWMQFKLDSVARDNLSNLQAEYKEKFNNISSYKEELRQIDQKISDSSLGIEHFLREMGQFYEAECSMFKENKIAKRQRQFIRLPGIAADLLLDGFSLELIDGDASNIPLQWITDVLSELDTKTGGTCRMRVISVLGVQSTGKSTLLNTMFGLQFPVASGRCTRGAFMTLLNVKENFQEELGCNFILVIDTEGLKALELASLKGSYEHDNELATLVVGLSDITIINMAMENTSEMKDILQIVVHAFLRMKEIGKRPNCQFVHQNVSDMNAHEMNIRDRKKLLEQLNEMTKVAAEMENKCEIKTFNDIMNYNLEKDNWYIPGLWLGVPPMAPVNYGYSEHVSELKKHLLKFLKSNESLHKPMTISEFSAWMGSLWNAVKHEKFIFSFRNCLVAEAYNKLSIEYSQWEWDFQKAVHNWLIRTETNIRNQHVESLNDELCSKIKNELSSLLFKEKTKMLKLLENYFDKKYAHVHLIERYKEDFVLSTKSLMRELERNVLSKFDEAVSIQKGKFKIQQIKSSSQKRTEHIITEMLGKCRETNQTLKTPELQERFEESWEKTLNDLQIEKLTRHIVSRDMLQQLRNDISHKGPDINEALLRVKKLDEHIQTNFKIDEKHIEYGDKVENRYLLVENELYDNIKKFANVLIGTCDSYITKKVETGGDYDNNYCQELLRRINTEVNKQVKDLPFSSHFELDIKCHILGRASQEFQAMHDKFIESNDPKLSLEKLKPGYLETFINTFQEKDTCQAKAKEFCEQCLKPAMMEHVFQHLGNEIVNDIVYSTENKKFSSRTFFQHFLLQELLEETSFQKYVTYIISYEKYTKDWIQNYIITEYTDSRTLKPLEENILSSLNGRVQAALEEDQSLTSSSISDFLDRVLLRNELVIPHDRMNMIMFQNTADVGQFSSDIQLFLLDTETKVLSELQSMDLKSVLSRVTVKPHDELFRKVVGCGEQCPFCGVPCEAGGVGHKEHFATIHRPHGLKKYRLSVGRNMSTDICTTSVVSDVKFVNQQTSLFGHPFKDYRTIYPDWAIQPDPSIECSDYWKYIFVMFNEQFAEKYNAQPANLPDGWKDITKENVLDSLAYIFNQTP, from the exons ATGCAACCCCAAGAGAATGGTGAAAAGCTGTGTAAAGTGGAGCCTCTCAGACTCGAAACTCTACAGAATGATACCAATTGTAAGGTGCATGTTGATGCCTTAGACAAACTAGTGCTACCCAGCCTCAAAATAGCTCAGAGTAGTAAACAGTTGGAAGAGAATGTGGATATGGACAACTTGTGTAACCTGGAGGAGAATGTTGATGGCATATATCAACTGGAGCCCTCCAACTCTCTAGGCCCTGAGGAAAAAGAAGAATCTGATGATAGTCTTGATGGCATGTGTGAGCCTATAAATCCCACCTTTATATACCCTGAGGTTAATGAAGAGAATGAGAACAGTCCCAAGCCTCCCAATCTCCCAACCTCATGGCCCATAAGAAGCCTAAAGAAATGGAACATAATCTTGATGGTGTGTGTGAACTGGCTTCTTTCAGTCTTGTAtctcttcagaataataaaaaaaaaggggacagCTTGTGGTTCCCATAAAACGGAATCTCACAGCATTGTCACTCCTCAGGTGCATAAAGATCTGCTTCAGGTTAAGGAAATTGGAGAGAGAACAGATGAGCTACAAGATGTCTTCCTACAAAAAGATCTAGACTGTAAGACGATTCCTGATAATCAGACCAAGTCTTCAGCCTATGATAAATCTCAATACTTATCTCCTGGCCTTTTATCTACTCTGGAAAACAAAGAGCTTTTGGAAAGCTTGTGTGAGCGGAAGTCTACCAGCAATATAAGCCCTAAGGAGCAGGAAGAGAATAAAAATAATCTTGACG GTTCTGACAGTGAAATTGAGTTTTCCAGTGCTGTAATGCTTCAGGATTGTAAAGAGTTGGAAGAGAATGTTGACAGCCTGTGTAAACTGGAGCACTCCAAGCCCACAGCTTCTAAGGAGAACAAAGGAACTGAAGATCATCTTGATGGCGCATGTGCATTGCCTTACCATAGTCTCATGTACCCCCAAGATAAAAAAAAGAACGTGGACAACTTGAGTGACCTGGTACCTCCCAGCCCTGTGGCCCCTAAAGAGCAAATAGAATCTGAAGATAATCTTGATGGTATGTGCAAATTGTCATCTCTCAGCCTCACATCCTTTCaggataataaaataaatgtggaCAGTTTGTGTGAAATAGATACTTCCAGCCTAATGGGCCCCAAGAAAAATGAAGTGAATAAAGATCATCTTGATGGTGTGTGTAATCTGGCACCTCTCAACCTTGTATCTCCTCAGGATAGTAAATCAAATGTTGACACCTTGTGCAAACCAGATTCTTCCAACCCTGTAGAGAATAAAGAAACTCAAGATCACCTTGATGGTGTGTGTAAACCAAATTTCCCCAGCCTCATATACCCACAAGATGAAAAAGGGAATATGGAAAACTTGTGTGACCTGGAACTTTCCAGCCTTGTGGCcgctaaaaagaaaaaagaaactgaaaATAATCTCGATGGTGTGTGTGATCTGGCATCTCTCAACCTTATAAGTACTCAGAATATTAAAAAGGATGCGGACAACTTGTCTAAACCGGATTCTTCCAGTTTTGTTACATCTCAGGATTGTAAAGAGTTGCAAGAAAATGTTGACAGCTTATGTGAACTGGAGCCTTCTACCCCTTTAGAGAATAAAGAAACTGAAGATCATCCTGATGGCACGTATAAACCAACTTCCCCAAGCTTTTTATACTCTCAGGATGAAAATGTGCATGTGGACACCTTGTGTGACCTGGTATCTTCCACTCTTTTGGCCACCGAAGAGCAAAAAGAAACTGAAGATAATCTTGATGGCGTGAGTGAATTGACATTTTTGAGCCTCACATCTCCTCAGAATAATAATATAAATCTGGGCAACTTGTGTGAAATGGATACTTACAGCCTCATGGGCTTCAAGGAGCATAAAATGAAAAACGATACTCTTGAAAGTATGTGTGATCTAGCAATTCTCAACCTTGTAACTCCTCAGGATATTAAGGAGAATGTGGACAACTTGTGTGCGCTGGAGTCTTCCAGTCTTGAAGCCCCTGAGGACAATAAAGAAACTGTTTACACATGTCATCACAATGATCTTCAGACTACTCCTGACCTCCTAAACCCTCAGGAGAAAAAAGGGGATGTGGACAACTTGTATCATCTGGTACCTTCCAGTCTCGTGGCCACTAAAAAGCAAAAAGAAACAGAAGATAATCTTGATGGTGTGTGTGATCTGGCATCTCTCAAGCTTATAAGTACTCAGGATATAAAAGAGGATGTGGACAACTTGTGTGAACCAGATTATTCCCGTCTTGTAACATCTCAGGATTGTAAAGAGAATGTTGACAGTTTTTGTAAACTGGTATCCTCCAATCTTTTGGCCCCTGAAGAGCAAAAAGAAACTGAAGATAATCTTGATGTCGTGAGTGAATTGGCATTCCTGAGTCTCACATCCCCTCAGGATAATAATATGAATCTGGACAGCTTGTTTGAAATGGAAATTTCCAGCCTAGTGGGCCTCAAGGAGCATGAAGTTAATAAAGATATTCTTAAATGTGTGTGTGATCAGGCATTTCTCAACCTTGTAACTCCCCAGGATATTAAGGAGATTGTGGACAACTTGTACGCCCCAGACTCTTCCAGTCTTATAGCCCTTGAGGACAATAAAGAAACCAAAGATCATCGTGATGGCATGTGTAAACAAATTACTCCTAAACCTGTATACCCTCACTATGATAAAGAGAATGTGGACAGCTTGTGTGACCTGAAGTCTTCCAGCCTTGTAACTCCTAAGGATCATAAAGAAACTGAAGATAAGCTTGATCAT TGTGAACTGATATCTGCCAGCTTTGTATCTCCTGTGGATAATAAAGAGAATAAAGACCACATGTATGAACTGGAGCATTCCAGCTTTATAACATCTCAGGATTGTAAAGATTTGGAAGAGAATGTTGACCGTATGTATGAGATTGAGCTGGAACCTCCCATTTTTATGGCCCCTAAGGAGCGTAAAGAAACTGAAGATAATCTTAATGTCTTTCTCCAAATGAGAGAACCAAACT GGCCTCtttgtgccaccatcttggatttgggagcaGAAATGAAAGCAG AACTATACATCAGAAAAACGACTTTTCATCAGCTTGCAAGAAGAATGAGCATGGAACCTCACCTGACTCTGGGGGATATTTTGAGTATTGGCTTAGAGAATGTGCATAACAAACCACCAATAATTGTAGAGGAACCTCCCTGGGATTACTTAAGGAAACTCATGTTGAGGAATCTCATGGCTTTAAACGGGACTGCAAGAGACTTTCTTGATGTATATGATAACGGTGATGATGTTAATGAACTGGTTCAAGGTAATAATTCATCTGCCTCTATTCACCCCCTGGATGTCTTGTGTTCCCTCCTGCATTGCTCAGACAGTTTTCTCCAACAAGAGATTGTAACCAAATTGTCCATGTGTCAGTTTGCCGTCCCTCTGCTGCTCCCTTCTGGTGATGGATCACACTGCACCCTCATGCTTTGGGCAATGAGAGGCATAGTGAAGAAGTGGAGACCTCAGTCATTAGCAGACAGTAAAGGGTTCAGAGAAGAAAATGTGGTGAATACTTCCATGCCAATCTTCTCTTATGTTAGATTGGGAAAAAACAAATTATCCAAATCTAAAATCCTGAACCAAATTCTTAATCCATCTCAGCAACATAATAACTTCTTCATTCACCATGATATGAATGGAggaaacattaaaagaaaaatatctaACGGACTGGTAGAAATGTTCTGGTATTTTCCCTGTGGTAAGTCTGATGTTTTCCCAGAACCCATTGCAGTGACCAACCTACGAGGAGATCTGGAGGCCAACTGGCAACAGTTCAAGTTTCTGACAAGAATTTCATCAGCTGTGTTTATCTTCATTGAGGATGTTTCTGAGAGGGAATTCAGACTTTTATCATCCTGCCCAACCACTGACACCCAGTATTACTTCATTGTTACTCCCGGTCCTGGCAAAACTTTGAGTATGCAGACATTGAAGACCCTTCAAGACTTAAAGCCAGTGCTAAAGTTGAACACATCAAATGTGATAACACATGCAGGCACAGCAAATGAGGcagcatttgtaaaaaaattacaaaGAAGTATTGTTCATTTCCTAAATAATAATCCAAAAGTAAATAATATAAGAGATCTTAAGAAAGAAATTCATGGATTGGACATCCAAGTGGATGAGAGAGTTCCTGAATGTCAGAAGGCCAGGGAACATACCAGGAAAATTACAGAAGAAATAATAAATGTGTCGGAGTACAAAAAGAACACTATGAAGTTACAGGGAAATCTCTGGAGACAGCTATCTGAAGTGGAAATGGAACTTTGCAGAATGACAAAGCAAGGTGGTAAAGACACACAGCAATATCAAGATGAACTGAGAAAAAAACGCATTTCACTACATGAGGAACAATATAAACATGATCTGCCCAATGGTTTAAAGCTCTTTATTGATGCAATCACTGATGTGTCTGAGAATGAGAAACAATATTTTCTGAAATGGATGCAATTTAAACTTGATTCAGTTGCTAGAGATAATCTTTCTAATCTACAAGCTGAATACAAAGAAAAATTTAACAATATCTCAAGTTATAAGGAAGAGCTCAGACAGATAGACCAGAAAATCTCTGACAGTTCTTTAGGAATTGAACATTTCCTACGTGAGATGGGACAGTTTTATGAAGCTGAATGTTCCATGTTTAAAGAAAACAAAATCGCTAAAAGACAAAGACAATTTATTAGACTGCCAGGAATTGCTGCTGATCTCTTGTTGGATGGTTTCTCATTGGAGCTGATAGATGGAGATGCGTCAAACATTCCCCTACAGTGGATAACTGATGTTCTAAGTGAGCTGGACACCAAAACAGGGGGAACATGCAGAATGAGAGTAatatctgtgctgggagtgcagagTACAGGGAAATCCACTCTTCTCAACACTATGTTTGGTCTGCAGTTCCCGGTGGCCAGTGGACGATGCACACGAGGAGCCTTCATGACTCTTCTTAATGTGAAGGAAAACTTCCAGGAGGAGCTGGGCTGTAACTTCATCCTGGTGATTGACACTGAAGGATTAAAAGCTCTGGAGTTGGCTTCCTTGAAGGGTAGTTATGAACACGACAATGAACTGGCCACACTAGTGGTTGGGTTGAGTGATATCACCATCATCAATATGGCCATGGAAAACACATCAGAAATGAAGGATATTTTACAGATTGTGGTCCATGCTTTTCTTAGAATGAAAGAAATAGGAAAGAGACCCAACTGCCAGTTTGTACATCAGAATGTGAGCGATATGAACGCTCATGAAATGAACATTAGAGACAGGAAGAAACTTTTGGAACAGTTGAATGAAATGACAAAAGTAGCTGCTGAGATGGAAAATAAATGTGAAATCAAAACTTTTAATGATATTATGAACTACAATCTGGAGAAAGACAACTGGTACATTCCTGGGCTCTGGCTTGGGGTCCCACCAATGGCTCCAGTAAATTATGGGTACAGTGAACATGTGTCTGAATTAAAAAAGCATTTATTAAAGTTCCTGAAATCCAATGAATCACTGCACAAGCCTATGACTATTTCTGAATTTAGTGCATGGATGGGAAGTTTATGGAATGCTGTCAAACATGAAAAATTTATCTTCAGTTTCAGAAATTGCCTGGTGGCAGAAGCTTATAATAAACTGTCTATAGAATATTCGCAATGGGAATGGGATTTCCAAAAAGCTGTCCATAATTGGCTGATCCGTACAGAGACAAACATTAGGAATCAGCATGTAGAGAGTCTAAATGATGAACTTTGCTCCAAAATTAAGAATGAGCTCAGCAGTTTGCTATTcaaagaaaagacaaaaatgttGAAATTGCTAGAAAACTattttgataaaaaatatgcacATGTTCACCTGATAGAACGATACAAAGAGGATTTTGTTTTAAGCACAAAGTCCCTGATGAGAGAACTGGAAAGAAATGTTCTAAGTAAGTTTGATGAGGCCGTTTCTATCCAGAAAGGTAAGTTCAAGATTCAGCAAATCAAAAGCAGTTCCCAGAAACGAACAGAACACATTATCACTGAAATGCTTGGAAAGTGCAGAGAGACGAACCAGACACTAAAAACACCAGAGTTACAGGAAAGATTTGAGGAGTCGTGGGAGAAGACACTGAACGATCTACAGATAGAGAAACTAACAAGGCACATAGTTAGTAGAGATATGTTACAGCAACTGAGGAATGACATAAGTCATAAAGGACCAGATATAAATGAAGCCTTACTACGTGTCAAAAAATTAGACGAGCACATACAAACTAATTTCAAAATAGATGAAAAACATATTGAGTATGGAGATAAAGTGGAGAATAGGTACCTCCTAGTAGAAAATGAACTGTATGATAACATAAAAAAATTTGCTAATGTTCTAATAGGTACGTGTGATTCATATATCACAAAAAAGGTGGAAACTGGAGGGGATTATGATAACAACTACTGCCAAGAATTACTCCGCAGGATCAATACAGAGGTTAATAAACAGGTAAAAGATCTTCCATTTTCCTCACATTTTGAATTGGATATCAAGTGTCACATTCTTGGAAGAGCATCCCAAGAATTCCAGGCAATGCATGACAAGTTCATAGAGAGTAATGATCCAAAACTTTCTCTGGAGAAACTAAAACCTGGATATCTAGAAACATTTATCAATACATTTCAAGAAAAAGATACATGTCAGGCTAAGGCTAAAGAATTTTGTGAGCAATGCCTAAAACCAGCCATGATGGAACATGTCTTCCAGCATCTTGGAAATGAAATTGTAAACGACATAGTATACAGTACAGAGAACAAGAAATTCAGCAGTAGAACCTTCTTTCAACATTTTTTGCTGCAAGAGCTGCTGGAAGAAACGTCCTTCCAGAAATATGTAACTTACATTATCTCATATGAGAAATATACGAAAGATTGGATACAGAACTACATTATAACGGAATACACAGATTCACGTACACTGAAACCCTTAGAAGAAAACATTCTCTCCTCCCTGAATGGAAGAGTACAAGCAGCTCTTGAAGAAGACCAAAGTCTCACAAGTTCATCTATTTCAGACTTTCTGGACAGAGTGTTGCTAAGAAATGAATTGGTGATTCCGCACGATAGGATGAATATGATAATGTTTCAGAATACGGCTGATGTTGGCCAGTTTTCATCTGACATTCAGCTCTTCCTCCTAGATACAGAAACAAAAGTCTTATCAGAGCTGCAATCTATGGATTTAAAGTCTGTACTCTCCAGGGTGACGGTGAAGCCTCATGATGAATTGTTCAGGAAGGTTGTTGGCTGTGGGGAGCAATGTCCATTCTGTGGTGTCCCCTGTGAGGCCGGAGGTGTTGGCCACAAGGAGCACTTTGCTACCATACACAGACCCCATGGATTAAAGAAATATAGATTATCAGTTGGTAGAAACATGTCCACTGATATATGCACAACATCTGTTGTATCCGATGTAAAGTTTGTGAATCAACAAACAAGTCTCTTTGGGCACCCATTCAAAGACTATCGTACAATTTATCCAGATTGGGCCATCCAACCAGATCCCAGCATTGAGTGCTCAGATTATTGGAAATATATTTTCGTGATGTTTAATGAGCAGTTTGCAGAAAAATATAACGCACAACCAGCCAACCTGCCTGATGGCTGGAAGGATATCACAAAAGAAAATGTTTTGGACAGCTTAGCCTACATCTTCAACCAAACCCCATAG